In a genomic window of Diabrotica undecimpunctata isolate CICGRU chromosome 2, icDiaUnde3, whole genome shotgun sequence:
- the LOC140433119 gene encoding uncharacterized protein has product MGEGGARNETIAEQMARHKILLFHSKWFAYDALVFLRDKNKVRPCKESEAENVDDLNDSSSETDLDDSQVTDCDEGGNETQEFQDAENGNEGMKDLYNDGSQNPSTSNAACEKPLASNKSSQEPRKKTVENPNSTNLDEFKHPNKTRRVTQTLTSRGGWASKILPGE; this is encoded by the exons ATGGGGGAAGGGGGTGCCAGAAACGAAACAATCGCTGAACAAATGGCGCGACACAAAATACTCCTG TTTCATTCCAAGTGGTTTGCCTACGATGCATTAGTATTTCTTCGAGACAAAAACAAAGTCCGCCCATGCAAGGAAAGTGAAGCTGAGAACGTG GATGACCTTAATGACTCTTCCTCCGAAACGGATTTAGATGATTCACAAGTAACAGATTGTGATGAAGGTGGAAATGAGACCCAAGAATTTCAAGATGCAGAAAATGGCAACGAAGGCATGAAAGACTTGTATAACGATGGTTCTCAAAACCCATCAACATCTAACGCTGCTTGTGAGAAGCCTTTGGCATCTAACAAATCCTCTCAAGAGCCTCGTAAAAAAACCGTGGAAAATCCGAACAGCACAAATCTTGATGAATTTAAACACCCTAATAAAACTAGACGTGTCACACAAACACTTACAAGCAGGGGCGGATGGGCAAGTAAAATTCTACCGGGAGAATAA